A genomic segment from Vidua macroura isolate BioBank_ID:100142 chromosome Z, ASM2450914v1, whole genome shotgun sequence encodes:
- the HTR1A gene encoding 5-hydroxytryptamine receptor 1A: MDVANNTTSPARSPEGTSGPGVAEMTLGYQVLTSLLLGTLILCAVSGNACVIAAIALERSLQTVANYLIGSLAVTDLMVSVLVLPMAALYQVLNKWTLGQVTCDIFISLDVLCCTSSILHLCAIALDRYWAITDPIDYVNKRTPRRAAVLISLTWLIGFLISIPPMLGWRTPEDRSNPDACTISKDHGYTIYSTFGAFYIPLLLMLVLYGRIFKAARFRIRKTVKKAEKKKIADTCLTLSPAAVKKGNGEPGKGWRRTVEPKPGACVNGAVRQGQDGTALEIIEVQHCNSSSKTHLPLPSEACGSLPLPSFERRNEKNTEAKRRMALSRERKTVKTLGIIMGTFILCWLPFFIVALVLPFCDSKCYMPEWLGAVINWLGYSNSLLNPIIYAYFNKDFQNAFKKIIKCKFCRQ, encoded by the coding sequence ATGGATGTGGCCAACAATACTACCTCCCCAGCGCGCTCCCCCGAGGGGACAAGCGGCCCTGGGGTCGCCGAGATGACCCTGGGCTACCAGGTgctcacctccctgctcctgggcacGCTTATCCTGTGCGCCGTGAGTGGCAACGCCTGCGTGATCGCAGCCATCGCCCTGGAGCGCTCCCTGCAAACCGTGGCCAACTATTTGATCGGTTCGCTGGCCGTCACCGACCTCATGGTGTCCGTGCTGGTGCTGCCCATGGCGGCCCTCTACCAGGTGCTGAACAAGTGGACGCTGGGGCAGGTCACCTGCGACATCTTCATCTCGCTGGATGTGCTTTGCTGCACCTCTTCTATCCTGCACCTGTGTGCCATCGCTTTGGACAGGTACTGGGCCATCACGGACCCCATTGACTATGTTAACAAGCGAACTCCCCGGCGGGCGGCCGTGCTCATCAGCCTGACCTGGCTTATCGGCTTCTTGATATCCATCCCGCCCATGCTGGGCTGGAGGACGCCGGAGGACCGCTCGAACCCCGACGCCTGCACCATCAGCAAGGACCACGGGTACACCATCTATTCCACCTTCGGCGCCTTCTACATTCCGCTTCTTCTCATGCTGGTTCTCTACGGTCGCATCTTCAAGGCGGCACGCTTTAGGATCCGCAAGACAgtaaagaaagcagagaagaaaaaaatcgCTGACACCTGCCTCACTCTCTCTCCGGCCGCCGTGAAGAAAGGCAACGGGGAGCCCGGCAAAGGCTGGCGGCGGACTGTAGAGCCCAAGCCCGGCGCTTGTGTCAACGGCGCGGTGCGGCAGGGCCAGGACGGGACCGCCCTAGAGATCATTGAGGTCCAGCACTGCAACAGTTCCTCCAAGACTCACCTGCCGCTGCCCAGCGAGGCGTGCGGCTCCCTACCGCTGCCCTCTTTCGAGAGGCGCAACGAGAAGAACACGGAAGCCAAACGGAGAATGGCTCTGTCCCGGGAGAGGAAGACTGTCAAGACTCTGGGCATCATTATGGGCACCTTTATCCTCTGCTGGCTGCCGTTCTTCATCGTGGCCCTGGTCCTGCCCTTTTGTGACAGTAAGTGCTACATGCCCGAGTGGCTGGGGGCAGTCATCAACTGGCTGGGCTATTCCAACTCCCTTCTCAATCCCATTATCTATGCCTATTTCAACAAAGACttccaaaatgcttttaagaaaattatCAAGTGCAAATTTTGCCGGCAGTGA